A portion of the Solea senegalensis isolate Sse05_10M linkage group LG17, IFAPA_SoseM_1, whole genome shotgun sequence genome contains these proteins:
- the LOC122783802 gene encoding R-spondin-3-like isoform X2, translating to MWTSLFIWIPHFIILTIRVDGTKVLQQRRSSSVTRPCPAGCALCSALNGCLSCKPRLFFHLELDGMRQRGTCLSTCPRGHYGSRSPHINTCNRCKEDCAFCFSKNFCTRCRPGHFLFQGKCENSCPKGLTANGVLQECTECPIGCEACVRRNMCVRCQAHLYALHGRCHLTCPTGTEPDVQLMQCIPQVSSHHIYCLL from the exons ATGTGGACATCATTATTCATTTGGATTCCGCACTTCATCATTCTAACAATACGTGTAGATGGCACCAAGGTGCTGCAACAGAGAC GGAGCTCCTCAGTGACGAGACCGTGTCCGGCAGGTTGCGCATTGTGCTCGGCCCTGAATGGCTGTCTGTCCTGTAAACCTCGCCTCTTCTTCCACCTGGAGTTGGACGGGATGAGGCAGAGGGGCAcctgtctgtccacctgtccccgagGCCACTACGGAAGCCGCTCACCGCACATCAACACCTGTAACA GGTGCAAAGAGGACTGCGCTTTCTGCTTCAGCAAAAATTTCTGCACTCGTTGTCGCCCGGGCCACTTTCTGTTTCAAGGCAAATGTGAAAATAGCTGTCCGAAAGGGCTGACGGCAAACGGTGTACTGCAAGAATGCACAG AGTGCCCCATTGGCTGTGAGGCGTGTGTGAGGAGGAACATGTGTGTGAGGTGTCAAGCACATCTGTATGCTCTCCATGGGAGGTGCCACCTCACCTGCCCGACTGGAACTGAGCCTGATGTGCAGCTGATGCAGTGCATCCCCCAAG TGTCCTCACATCACATCTACTGTCTCCTCTAG
- the LOC122783802 gene encoding R-spondin-3-like isoform X1, whose amino-acid sequence MWTSLFIWIPHFIILTIRVDGTKVLQQRRSSSVTRPCPAGCALCSALNGCLSCKPRLFFHLELDGMRQRGTCLSTCPRGHYGSRSPHINTCNRCKEDCAFCFSKNFCTRCRPGHFLFQGKCENSCPKGLTANGVLQECTECPIGCEACVRRNMCVRCQAHLYALHGRCHLTCPTGTEPDVQLMQCIPQVNCEVGEWTEWGPCVRKTGLQAYKKGEETRTRQVPRAPTVYGNVTEIRRRVIKKRHSPIETHF is encoded by the exons ATGTGGACATCATTATTCATTTGGATTCCGCACTTCATCATTCTAACAATACGTGTAGATGGCACCAAGGTGCTGCAACAGAGAC GGAGCTCCTCAGTGACGAGACCGTGTCCGGCAGGTTGCGCATTGTGCTCGGCCCTGAATGGCTGTCTGTCCTGTAAACCTCGCCTCTTCTTCCACCTGGAGTTGGACGGGATGAGGCAGAGGGGCAcctgtctgtccacctgtccccgagGCCACTACGGAAGCCGCTCACCGCACATCAACACCTGTAACA GGTGCAAAGAGGACTGCGCTTTCTGCTTCAGCAAAAATTTCTGCACTCGTTGTCGCCCGGGCCACTTTCTGTTTCAAGGCAAATGTGAAAATAGCTGTCCGAAAGGGCTGACGGCAAACGGTGTACTGCAAGAATGCACAG AGTGCCCCATTGGCTGTGAGGCGTGTGTGAGGAGGAACATGTGTGTGAGGTGTCAAGCACATCTGTATGCTCTCCATGGGAGGTGCCACCTCACCTGCCCGACTGGAACTGAGCCTGATGTGCAGCTGATGCAGTGCATCCCCCAAG TGAACTGTGAGGTTGGTGAGTGGACGGAATGGGGTCCATGTGTTCGGAAAACAGGCCTGCAGGCTTACAAGAAGGGAGAGGAGACGCGCACCAGACAAGTCCCACGAGCCCCAACCGTCTACGGTAATGTGACAGAGATCAGGAGGCGTGTGATCAAAAAGAGACACAGCCCTATAGaaacacatttctga